The Crocosphaera subtropica ATCC 51142 genome includes a window with the following:
- a CDS encoding sensor domain-containing diguanylate cyclase — protein sequence MTTEHRCPLCDSPLWPHVSDGHPTWFCRHCEQEVPYSVDQTSANRVVAPQTTSISQLLTPPVPHTFTLREIWQTTVKGIAQFLEADRVLIAQMMPSGEMVVVEEWRQRPWKTLLHCHISQFVTFADIKTWQEGTIEAIADLSHGHHQTSTMMTLDSLFDVKAKIIVPIRQRDSQTGKNLWGLIIVHQCSGPRQWTASELGWLSLISTQLIMSIQQDQFYQHLSQINQKLEEIAFYDRITQIPNRHYFEHYFAQEWRRMAREKQPLSLIVCDVDFFKAYNDTFGHPQGDRCLQEVAYTLKYTLHRPGDMVARYGGEEFVAILPNTNASGAVHVAQQMQSAIKQLKVPSATQTVSEFVTISLGVASVIPSQEKSPKQLLNEADKALYEAKQKGRDQVFFQGQKEINFKPKSKPIQQTLSAIPLLENLSSRELLKSYVAYFLSRGVSVSSPTEGILPFNGLVYQYQGYHQNFVNWWQQLEQRKDYSQLYLTGDSHNFDDFLDGGCRVQECARCNLPIVTPTGHIYSLPGCTLCLKDDQYCQRQHTEDGIKSETIFRLLTITDIEQNFKTLQQWLNRNGVEAVFISDLTEINDYLLSEPFAAIMIDNHANKEIIENWVKQLHRYPSLKEVPIIALSKNAENGIPWLNRELQLEDYLLTPFNGDTLVDYLRHLSTTNLALNQSGIYWFPR from the coding sequence ATGACCACAGAACATCGATGTCCCTTATGTGACTCACCCCTTTGGCCTCATGTGAGTGATGGACATCCCACTTGGTTTTGCCGTCACTGTGAACAAGAAGTGCCTTATAGTGTCGATCAAACGTCAGCTAACAGGGTTGTTGCTCCTCAAACAACATCCATCTCTCAATTGTTAACCCCTCCAGTCCCCCACACCTTCACGTTACGAGAAATTTGGCAGACAACGGTTAAGGGGATCGCTCAATTTTTAGAAGCCGATCGGGTTCTCATTGCTCAAATGATGCCATCAGGGGAGATGGTAGTGGTAGAAGAATGGAGACAACGGCCTTGGAAAACCTTACTTCATTGCCATATCAGCCAGTTTGTCACCTTTGCCGATATCAAAACTTGGCAAGAAGGAACCATCGAAGCGATCGCTGACCTTAGCCACGGGCATCATCAAACGTCAACCATGATGACCTTAGATAGTCTTTTTGATGTTAAGGCTAAAATCATTGTTCCCATTCGTCAACGAGACTCTCAGACTGGGAAAAATTTGTGGGGGCTGATCATCGTTCATCAATGTTCCGGTCCTCGTCAATGGACTGCTTCGGAACTGGGTTGGTTATCGTTAATTTCGACTCAACTGATTATGTCTATTCAACAGGATCAGTTTTATCAACACCTTAGTCAGATTAATCAAAAATTAGAAGAAATTGCATTTTATGACCGCATCACTCAAATTCCAAACCGTCATTATTTTGAGCATTATTTTGCTCAAGAGTGGCGACGCATGGCCAGAGAAAAACAACCTCTGTCTTTAATTGTCTGTGATGTGGATTTTTTTAAAGCTTATAACGATACCTTTGGCCATCCTCAAGGCGATCGCTGTTTACAAGAAGTGGCCTATACCCTCAAATATACGTTACACCGACCAGGGGATATGGTGGCTCGTTATGGAGGGGAAGAATTTGTGGCTATTTTACCCAATACTAACGCTTCAGGAGCGGTTCATGTGGCTCAGCAAATGCAATCAGCCATTAAACAGTTAAAAGTTCCCTCTGCTACCCAAACAGTTAGTGAATTTGTCACCATCAGTTTAGGCGTTGCCAGTGTTATTCCTTCTCAAGAAAAATCACCGAAACAATTATTAAATGAGGCGGATAAAGCTTTATATGAAGCCAAACAAAAAGGACGGGATCAAGTCTTTTTTCAAGGACAAAAAGAAATCAATTTTAAGCCCAAATCTAAACCCATTCAACAGACTTTAAGTGCAATTCCTTTATTAGAGAATTTAAGTTCTAGAGAGCTTTTAAAAAGTTATGTAGCTTATTTTCTTAGCCGAGGGGTTTCTGTTAGTAGCCCAACGGAGGGGATTCTACCTTTTAATGGCTTAGTATATCAATACCAAGGGTATCATCAAAACTTTGTTAATTGGTGGCAACAATTAGAACAAAGAAAAGATTATTCTCAACTCTACTTAACGGGAGATAGTCATAATTTTGACGACTTTTTAGACGGCGGTTGTCGTGTTCAAGAATGCGCCCGTTGTAACTTACCCATTGTTACACCAACGGGACATATTTATAGTTTACCCGGTTGTACCTTATGTCTTAAAGATGATCAATATTGTCAACGACAACACACTGAAGATGGGATTAAATCTGAAACAATTTTTAGGTTATTGACCATAACAGATATTGAACAGAATTTCAAAACGTTACAACAATGGTTAAATCGTAATGGGGTAGAAGCTGTTTTTATTTCTGATTTAACAGAGATTAATGATTATTTATTATCTGAACCCTTTGCTGCTATTATGATTGATAATCATGCCAATAAAGAAATCATTGAAAATTGGGTTAAACAATTACATCGATATCCTAGTTTAAAAGAAGTTCCTATCATTGCTTTGAGTAAAAATGCAGAAAATGGAATTCCTTGGTTAAACCGTGAATTACAATTAGAAGATTATCTATTAACCCCTTTTAATGGAGACACATTAGTAGATTATTTACGCCACTTATCCACAACCAATTTGGCATTAAACCAAAGCGGCATTTATTGGTTTCCTCGTTAA
- the sppA gene encoding signal peptide peptidase SppA: MMNFVKQTLASLIGTLAGLFLFTTAGVSSVVILLITLASVDSEPTIKDQSVLVFDLSTEIKDREPLVNIGDILSGKESSVLTLSQVIKNIEKASKDDRIKAIFLDGSNASSGSGYANFSEIRQALIEFKESGKKIIAYDVTISEQEYYLTSLADTLIVNPMGLMEFNGIGTEPLFLTGALNKYGIGVQVVRVGEYKSGVEPYTRTQLSPENRQQLEVLLGNIWNNFLQDVGKTRQIKVNNLQSIADTQGLLYPQEAKELNLVDQVDYRDKAISILKEITDNKEESLRQISFNNYVNIPVTGITESSSNNKIAVVYLEGAIVDGVGNREQVGATRFARILRKIRDNEQVKAVVIRINSPGGSATASDIILREIQLIQETKPVIISMGNVAASGGYWIATGGEHIFAQPNTITGSIGVFGVLFNIQEIANNNGITWDVVKTGKFADLGTATRPKTEQELAIYQKSVNRVYDLFLEKVAKSRDLSKEKVVNIAQGRVWSGETAKKIGLVDSFGGLGAAIDYAVEKTELGKDWQVEEYPTSQGFAELFIKKTLDEDIKITTNTVDPLTEEFLKFKEELKVIQNFNDPRGVYSLLPFNWQLR; encoded by the coding sequence ATGATGAATTTCGTTAAACAAACCCTTGCCAGTCTTATTGGAACTTTAGCAGGATTATTTTTATTTACTACAGCAGGTGTAAGTAGTGTAGTCATATTATTAATTACATTAGCAAGTGTAGATAGTGAACCAACTATTAAAGATCAATCGGTATTAGTGTTTGATCTTTCTACAGAAATCAAAGATAGAGAACCTTTAGTGAATATTGGAGATATATTATCGGGCAAGGAAAGCTCAGTTTTGACTTTAAGTCAAGTGATTAAAAATATTGAAAAAGCCAGCAAAGATGATCGTATTAAAGCCATTTTTTTAGACGGCAGTAACGCTAGTAGTGGCAGTGGTTATGCTAATTTTTCAGAGATTCGACAAGCCCTGATTGAATTTAAAGAAAGTGGAAAAAAAATCATTGCTTATGATGTTACTATCAGTGAGCAAGAATATTATTTAACCTCATTAGCTGATACCTTAATTGTCAATCCTATGGGGTTAATGGAATTCAATGGAATAGGAACAGAACCCTTATTTTTGACAGGGGCATTGAATAAATATGGCATTGGAGTCCAAGTGGTGAGAGTAGGTGAATATAAATCAGGAGTTGAACCTTATACAAGAACTCAATTAAGTCCAGAAAATCGGCAACAATTAGAAGTTCTACTGGGTAACATTTGGAATAATTTTCTTCAAGATGTGGGTAAAACTCGCCAGATAAAAGTCAACAATCTTCAAAGTATTGCTGATACTCAAGGACTTTTATATCCCCAAGAAGCTAAGGAATTAAATTTAGTTGATCAAGTTGATTATCGAGATAAAGCAATTTCAATTTTAAAAGAAATTACAGATAATAAAGAAGAATCTCTCAGACAAATTTCTTTTAATAATTATGTAAATATACCAGTAACGGGAATAACTGAGAGTAGTTCTAACAATAAAATTGCTGTGGTTTATCTAGAAGGTGCCATTGTTGATGGAGTAGGAAATCGAGAACAAGTAGGGGCTACTCGCTTTGCTAGAATACTGCGTAAAATTCGAGATAATGAACAAGTCAAAGCAGTCGTGATCCGCATTAATAGTCCTGGAGGAAGTGCCACAGCATCAGATATTATTTTGCGAGAAATTCAGTTAATTCAAGAAACAAAGCCCGTGATTATTTCTATGGGTAATGTAGCAGCCTCTGGAGGTTATTGGATTGCAACAGGAGGAGAACATATTTTTGCTCAACCCAATACTATTACGGGATCAATTGGGGTGTTTGGAGTCTTGTTTAATATCCAAGAAATTGCCAATAATAATGGCATTACTTGGGATGTAGTGAAAACAGGAAAATTCGCTGATTTAGGAACAGCAACCCGACCAAAAACTGAGCAAGAATTAGCCATTTATCAAAAGTCAGTGAATCGAGTTTATGACTTATTCTTAGAAAAAGTTGCTAAATCTCGTGACTTATCTAAAGAGAAAGTAGTGAATATTGCTCAAGGGAGAGTTTGGTCAGGGGAAACAGCAAAAAAAATCGGTTTAGTCGATAGTTTTGGGGGATTAGGCGCAGCCATAGACTATGCAGTTGAAAAAACAGAATTAGGAAAAGATTGGCAAGTTGAAGAATATCCTACCTCCCAAGGATTTGCAGAACTATTTATCAAGAAAACCTTAGATGAAGATATAAAAATCACCACAAACACTGTTGATCCTTTAACCGAGGAATTTCTGAAATTTAAAGAAGAATTAAAAGTCATTCAAAATTTTAATGATCCCAGAGGAGTCTATTCTCTTCTTCCTTTTAATTGGCAATTACGTTAA
- the recF gene encoding DNA replication/repair protein RecF (All proteins in this family for which functions are known are DNA-binding proteins that assist the filamentation of RecA onto DNA for the initiation of recombination or recombinational repair.), with protein sequence MYLKHIHLYGFRNYHEQTLDLQSQKTILLGNNAQGKSNLLEAVELLATLKSHRTNRDRDLILEGKKTGQILAMVERTYGESELGITFRSPGRRSLMLNHENLRRHLDFLGHINAVEFSCLDLDLVRGSPETRRSWLDTLLIQLEPVYASIIHQYYKILRQRNALLKVIRKTVEEQENSSNLSAELSQLKVWDQQLAEAGTRVTRRRYRVIERITPLAQKWHQEISSGTEILAINYLPNIKIENEDPQQVQQAFLDKIEQRRMAEQQLATTVVGPHRDDVEFNINHTPAKSYGSQGQQRTLVLAIKLAELQLIEEVIGEPPLLLLDDVLAELDPNRQNQLLEVIQGRFQTLITTTYLHSFDAQWLNSSQIMKVEGGKIAQL encoded by the coding sequence GTGTACTTGAAACATATTCATTTATATGGTTTTCGTAATTATCATGAACAGACTCTTGATTTACAATCACAAAAAACAATTTTATTAGGAAATAATGCTCAAGGAAAATCTAATTTACTCGAAGCCGTCGAATTATTAGCAACCCTAAAAAGTCATCGAACCAACCGCGATCGCGATTTGATTTTAGAAGGAAAAAAAACAGGACAAATTTTAGCAATGGTAGAACGAACCTATGGGGAGTCCGAATTAGGAATTACCTTTCGTTCTCCAGGAAGACGGAGTTTAATGCTAAATCATGAAAACCTACGCCGTCATTTAGACTTTTTAGGTCATATTAATGCAGTGGAATTCTCCTGTTTAGACTTAGATTTAGTGAGAGGATCACCAGAAACCCGTCGTAGTTGGTTAGATACCCTCTTAATCCAATTAGAACCCGTTTATGCCAGTATTATTCATCAATATTATAAAATTCTACGGCAACGGAATGCCTTACTTAAAGTTATTCGGAAAACAGTAGAAGAACAAGAAAATTCTTCTAATTTATCAGCAGAACTATCACAACTCAAAGTGTGGGATCAACAGTTAGCCGAAGCAGGAACCAGAGTCACCCGACGGCGATACCGTGTCATAGAAAGAATTACCCCCCTAGCACAAAAGTGGCATCAAGAAATTAGTAGTGGAACAGAAATTTTAGCCATTAACTATCTACCGAATATTAAAATTGAAAACGAAGACCCCCAACAAGTACAGCAAGCCTTTTTAGATAAAATAGAACAGCGTCGCATGGCTGAGCAACAACTGGCTACCACCGTAGTCGGACCCCATCGAGATGATGTCGAATTCAACATTAATCATACTCCTGCCAAGTCCTATGGTTCTCAAGGACAACAACGAACCCTGGTTTTAGCCATTAAATTAGCAGAATTACAATTGATCGAAGAAGTTATCGGAGAACCCCCCTTATTATTATTAGACGACGTTTTAGCCGAACTTGATCCCAACCGACAAAATCAATTATTAGAAGTGATTCAAGGACGGTTTCAAACCTTAATTACCACAACCTATTTACATTCTTTTGATGCACAATGGCTAAACTCCTCTCAAATCATGAAAGTTGAAGGGGGCAAAATTGCTCAGTTGTGA
- a CDS encoding cell division protein SepF: MILDKLKRWAITEPIEDDVEYDDPNYVEIDGNSDFEMEEPETTSVPQPEPEPRPWAKPMGSNMNAELNMRNNKGNVVPMPGINNIAEVVVVEPHSFDEMPQVIQTLRERKSVVLNLNVMEPEEAQRAVDFVAGGTYAIDGHQERIGESIFLFTPNCVKVSNLSGTVHDVPEIPVNPSRNPSPVANWGAEVNRLVQ; encoded by the coding sequence ATGATTTTAGATAAACTAAAACGCTGGGCCATTACCGAACCCATTGAAGACGATGTTGAATACGATGACCCCAACTATGTCGAAATTGATGGCAACTCAGACTTTGAGATGGAAGAACCAGAGACAACCTCTGTGCCTCAACCTGAACCCGAACCTCGTCCCTGGGCAAAACCTATGGGATCAAATATGAATGCAGAATTGAACATGAGAAACAATAAAGGTAATGTTGTCCCTATGCCTGGAATTAATAATATCGCTGAAGTGGTTGTGGTAGAACCCCATTCCTTTGATGAAATGCCCCAAGTCATTCAAACCCTGCGTGAACGTAAATCCGTGGTTCTTAACCTTAATGTCATGGAACCAGAAGAAGCACAACGGGCTGTGGATTTTGTAGCCGGCGGAACTTATGCCATCGATGGTCATCAAGAACGTATCGGAGAAAGCATTTTCTTATTCACTCCCAACTGTGTCAAGGTAAGTAACCTCTCAGGTACGGTTCACGATGTCCCTGAAATTCCCGTTAACCCTTCTCGTAATCCTTCTCCTGTAGCGAACTGGGGTGCAGAGGTTAATCGTTTAGTTCAGTAG
- the proC gene encoding pyrroline-5-carboxylate reductase, protein MSIRLGIIGGGVMAEAILTRLLASQLYPANSLLVSEPQSSRRDFLAETYGINVTDNNQTTLQATEALLLAVKPQILDKVTSQLTLDAVGNYPLILSILAGTPLNRLETAFPNFPVIRVMPNTPATVGEGMTAIAPGTQVKPSHLALATSIFEAVGEVVEVTESLMDGVTGLSGSGPAFVALMIEALSDGGVASGLPRAIATKLAIQTVLGTATLMKETGLHPGQLKDNVTSPGGTTIAGVAKLEEKGFRSAVIEAVKTAYRRSQDLGK, encoded by the coding sequence GTGTCTATTAGACTAGGTATCATTGGAGGCGGAGTGATGGCAGAAGCAATACTCACCCGTCTTTTAGCATCGCAACTTTATCCGGCTAATAGCCTATTAGTGAGTGAACCCCAAAGCTCAAGAAGGGACTTTTTGGCTGAAACCTATGGGATTAATGTAACAGACAACAATCAAACCACCTTACAAGCTACCGAAGCCCTCTTATTAGCCGTCAAGCCTCAAATTTTGGATAAGGTGACCTCTCAGTTAACCTTAGATGCAGTGGGCAATTATCCTTTAATTCTGTCCATTTTGGCTGGAACTCCTTTAAACCGATTGGAAACAGCATTTCCCAATTTTCCTGTTATTCGGGTGATGCCCAATACCCCTGCTACGGTAGGGGAAGGCATGACAGCGATCGCACCAGGGACTCAGGTTAAACCATCTCATTTAGCCCTAGCCACCTCGATTTTTGAGGCGGTGGGGGAAGTGGTAGAAGTCACTGAATCGTTGATGGATGGAGTAACCGGTTTATCGGGATCGGGGCCAGCGTTTGTGGCCTTGATGATTGAGGCGTTATCCGATGGGGGGGTAGCTTCGGGGTTGCCAAGAGCGATCGCTACTAAACTCGCCATACAGACCGTTCTAGGCACGGCTACGTTAATGAAAGAAACAGGGTTACACCCCGGTCAGTTAAAAGATAATGTCACCAGTCCCGGAGGAACCACCATTGCAGGGGTAGCCAAGTTAGAAGAAAAAGGCTTTCGTTCTGCAGTGATCGAAGCCGTTAAAACTGCTTATCGGCGATCGCAAGACTTAGGAAAATAG
- the sfsA gene encoding DNA/RNA nuclease SfsA gives MNTDFVYTFPPLIPGILKRRYKRFLADIELESGEMITAHCANTGPMIGVCDAESQVYVSKSNNPKRKLAYSWELIEVDNTWVGINTALPNRVIKQILEQEKLPHLKGKYNKVRSEVPYGKDKKSRIDFVLTNESQQNPIYLEVKNTTLAKDKIALFPDTVTTRGQKHLQELMDLLPDAQPIMLYFINRGDCQQFSPGDDYDPGYGKLFREAVKKGVEILPCRFEITPQGIRYLGLADLKF, from the coding sequence ATGAATACAGATTTTGTGTACACTTTCCCTCCTTTAATTCCTGGTATTCTTAAACGACGGTATAAACGTTTTTTAGCAGATATTGAGTTAGAATCAGGGGAAATGATTACAGCACATTGTGCCAATACAGGGCCGATGATCGGGGTGTGCGATGCAGAGAGTCAAGTATACGTTTCTAAAAGTAATAATCCTAAGCGAAAGTTGGCTTATAGTTGGGAATTAATTGAAGTAGACAATACCTGGGTGGGGATTAATACTGCTTTACCCAATCGTGTCATTAAACAGATTTTAGAACAAGAAAAATTACCGCATTTAAAAGGAAAATATAATAAAGTTCGTTCAGAAGTTCCCTATGGAAAAGATAAAAAAAGTCGTATTGATTTTGTTTTAACCAACGAATCTCAGCAAAATCCGATTTATTTAGAAGTTAAAAATACGACCTTAGCAAAAGATAAAATTGCCCTATTTCCTGATACCGTTACCACCCGTGGTCAAAAACATTTACAGGAATTAATGGACTTATTGCCCGATGCTCAACCGATAATGTTGTACTTTATTAATCGGGGAGATTGTCAGCAATTTTCTCCAGGAGATGATTATGATCCAGGATATGGGAAATTGTTTAGAGAAGCTGTTAAAAAAGGGGTGGAAATTTTGCCTTGCCGTTTTGAAATTACCCCTCAAGGCATTCGTTATTTAGGATTAGCAGATTTGAAATTCTAA
- a CDS encoding alpha/beta hydrolase has translation MTKIYFGTNRNLIASDQLDEGFDFGSNFSDDGLANLRFGQAEVTGENFSEYQIQLAPENLFSDPPVLGSQTILRQVSQDMREKGEDTLIFIHGFNVSFRQGLTAAAQLHQILTRNDSGNFQPPVKLNVCLFSWPSDGSLLLSDRNAANAIAYRNDRLDAAASGAGFARSFLKVADFIKGSNRRCQQKLHLIAHSMGNYVLRHALQELKNQVGEQLPRLFDQILMMAADEDDDAFDRQEKLFDLPRITRRTSVYFNREDLALWTSDRLKGNPPRLGTDGPIQPRQLPRNVYPIDCTRVISRFTDPSEHGYYLNVPRVVADMRLVLQDEIPDEIPGRKYIPETNRYRLLEELT, from the coding sequence ATGACTAAGATTTACTTTGGAACTAACCGAAATCTCATTGCCTCAGATCAGTTAGACGAAGGTTTTGACTTTGGCAGTAACTTTAGTGACGATGGATTAGCTAACTTACGCTTTGGACAAGCTGAAGTCACAGGGGAGAATTTTTCTGAATATCAAATCCAACTCGCACCAGAAAATCTATTTAGCGATCCCCCAGTGTTAGGCAGTCAGACCATTTTGCGACAAGTTTCCCAAGACATGAGAGAAAAGGGAGAAGATACCCTGATTTTTATTCATGGGTTTAACGTCAGTTTTCGACAAGGGTTAACAGCAGCAGCGCAATTGCATCAGATATTGACCAGAAATGATTCAGGAAATTTCCAACCCCCTGTTAAATTGAATGTGTGTTTATTTTCTTGGCCTTCGGACGGTTCACTGTTATTAAGCGATCGCAACGCAGCCAATGCCATCGCCTACCGCAACGATCGCTTAGATGCTGCCGCCTCTGGAGCAGGGTTTGCTCGTTCCTTTTTGAAGGTTGCTGACTTTATCAAGGGATCTAACAGACGCTGTCAACAAAAACTCCATCTGATTGCTCATAGTATGGGTAATTATGTGTTACGTCATGCTTTACAAGAATTAAAAAATCAAGTTGGTGAGCAATTACCAAGACTGTTTGATCAAATTTTGATGATGGCCGCCGATGAAGATGACGATGCTTTTGATCGTCAAGAAAAATTGTTTGATTTGCCACGAATTACCCGTCGAACCAGCGTTTATTTCAACCGAGAAGATTTAGCTTTGTGGACTAGCGATCGCTTGAAAGGAAATCCTCCTCGTTTGGGTACCGATGGACCGATTCAACCTCGACAATTGCCTCGCAATGTCTATCCCATTGATTGTACTAGGGTTATTTCTCGGTTCACTGATCCTTCTGAACATGGCTATTATCTTAACGTTCCCCGTGTTGTTGCAGATATGCGTCTCGTTTTACAAGATGAGATCCCTGATGAAATTCCTGGACGAAAATATATTCCTGAAACGAACCGTTATCGACTCCTTGAAGAGTTAACATAA